In a genomic window of Campylobacter concisus:
- a CDS encoding tRNA threonylcarbamoyladenosine dehydratase has protein sequence MQNDRFTRIRWLFGEDGFSKLQSAKVLVCGAGGVGGMCVDALARSGVGSITLIDKDIFDVTNQNRQIYSENVGGVKVEEFAKIYPCITPMQTLITPEFVAGFDFSKFDVVIDAIDDITAKIALANAVDPSKFIASMGGAKRVDPTKIKVACVWKTSVDPLARKYRYELKKSGFSGKFDVVFSTEEPLCKPLGSFMGVTACFGLNLASLAVKKIVG, from the coding sequence ATGCAAAATGATAGATTTACAAGGATAAGATGGCTCTTTGGTGAGGATGGTTTTAGCAAGCTTCAAAGCGCAAAAGTGCTAGTTTGCGGAGCTGGAGGCGTTGGTGGGATGTGCGTGGATGCGCTTGCTAGAAGCGGGGTCGGAAGCATCACGCTGATCGATAAAGACATCTTTGATGTGACAAATCAAAACCGCCAAATTTACAGCGAAAATGTAGGCGGCGTAAAGGTGGAGGAGTTTGCCAAAATTTATCCTTGCATCACGCCTATGCAGACGCTGATCACGCCTGAGTTTGTCGCTGGATTTGACTTTAGTAAATTTGACGTGGTGATCGACGCGATCGATGATATCACCGCCAAGATCGCCCTTGCAAATGCGGTGGATCCTAGCAAATTTATAGCCTCGATGGGTGGGGCAAAAAGGGTTGATCCAACCAAGATAAAGGTGGCCTGCGTTTGGAAAACCTCGGTCGATCCACTAGCTAGAAAATATAGATATGAGCTCAAAAAATCAGGCTTTAGCGGTAAATTTGACGTGGTCTTTTCAACAGAAGAGCCACTTTGCAAGCCACTTGGAAGCTTCATGGGTGTGACTGCTTGCTTTGGGCTAAATTTAGCCTCACTAGCTGTTAAAAAGATAGTTGGGTAG
- a CDS encoding chemotaxis response regulator CheY translates to MKILVVDDSSTMRRIIKNTLQRLGHQEILEAEHGLEAWNILTQNEGIEVLITDWNMPEMNGLELVKKVRAEQKYVDMPIIMVTTEGGKAEVITALKAGVNNYIVKPFTPQVLKEKLEDVLG, encoded by the coding sequence GTGAAGATTTTGGTTGTAGATGACAGTTCAACAATGAGAAGAATCATAAAAAATACTTTACAAAGGTTAGGACATCAAGAAATTCTTGAGGCTGAGCACGGTCTTGAGGCCTGGAATATCTTAACTCAAAATGAAGGTATCGAAGTTCTTATTACTGACTGGAACATGCCTGAGATGAACGGTCTTGAGCTTGTTAAAAAGGTAAGAGCTGAGCAAAAGTATGTTGATATGCCTATCATAATGGTAACAACAGAAGGCGGAAAAGCCGAAGTTATAACAGCTTTAAAAGCAGGTGTTAATAACTATATCGTTAAACCTTTTACGCCACAAGTTTTAAAAGAGAAGCTTGAAGACGTTCTTGGTTAA
- the pssA gene encoding CDP-diacylglycerol--serine O-phosphatidyltransferase: MNNIQKMQLMYILPNLFTAASAFLGVISIISSIQGNYFKAIIYIILSLILDGLDGRVARLTKTTSKFGVEFDSLADLVAFGVAPAILFYLTIGKNFGRFGALIAAMFVVFGAIRLARFNVTTGTYEPNVFIGLPIPSAAIVSVLWVGIYIDYTFLEGFEWCLMLLEATLAALMVSNIRYPSFKKINLKQTHVIRILVALVVAFSMLYLYPFESATLVMSIYMLYGIVRATIMFSKNSKKKESE, from the coding sequence ATGAATAACATACAAAAGATGCAACTAATGTATATCTTGCCAAATTTATTTACAGCAGCTAGTGCTTTTTTGGGTGTTATTAGCATTATTTCATCTATTCAAGGTAACTATTTTAAAGCCATTATTTATATAATCTTATCGCTTATTTTAGATGGACTTGATGGGCGTGTGGCTAGACTTACAAAGACAACTAGTAAATTTGGGGTAGAGTTTGATAGCCTTGCAGATCTTGTTGCTTTTGGTGTAGCACCAGCGATTTTATTTTATTTGACTATTGGTAAAAATTTTGGCAGATTTGGAGCACTTATAGCTGCTATGTTTGTGGTTTTTGGAGCTATCAGGCTTGCTCGTTTTAATGTCACTACTGGTACATATGAGCCAAATGTTTTTATCGGACTTCCTATACCATCAGCAGCTATCGTGAGCGTGCTTTGGGTTGGTATTTATATCGACTATACTTTTTTAGAAGGATTTGAGTGGTGCTTGATGCTACTTGAAGCTACTTTGGCAGCTTTAATGGTTAGTAACATTCGCTATCCAAGCTTTAAAAAAATAAATTTAAAACAAACTCATGTGATAAGAATTTTAGTAGCTCTTGTAGTTGCGTTTTCGATGCTTTATCTATATCCATTTGAAAGTGCGACTTTGGTTATGAGCATCTATATGCTTTATGGTATAGTAAGAGCCACTATAATGTTTAGTAAAAATTCCAAAAAAAAGGAGAGCGAATGA
- a CDS encoding 50S ribosomal protein L11 methyltransferase has product MKDKFYELSIKTSNFYDEILELVFSFGVTCVEELDHEIIIREEYDLKDIAWGIEEYAKGLSSVRKISNDLKISLNLKENKDWLGEYKKAVKPILVDKIYVRPSWEEPLNGVTNIIIDPALAFGSGHHESTNSCLQLLQKYAKSGNTTLDVGCGSGILSIALAKLGCKVDACDTDEQATQSSLSNAELNEVKFNKIWTGSIANLEQKYDIVVANIIADVIFMLSNDLKKLLKKGGYLVLSGILNKYEDRIKDTFKDLELIEIKQSNDWSSFVYKEIDE; this is encoded by the coding sequence ATGAAAGATAAATTCTACGAATTAAGCATAAAAACATCAAATTTTTATGATGAAATTTTAGAGCTAGTTTTCTCTTTTGGGGTCACCTGTGTTGAAGAGCTAGATCACGAGATCATCATCAGGGAAGAGTATGATCTAAAAGATATAGCTTGGGGTATCGAAGAGTATGCAAAAGGGCTCTCTAGTGTTCGTAAAATTTCAAATGATTTAAAAATTTCTCTTAATTTAAAAGAAAATAAAGACTGGCTAGGTGAATATAAAAAGGCAGTTAAGCCTATTTTGGTTGATAAAATTTATGTTAGACCTAGCTGGGAAGAGCCACTTAATGGCGTAACAAATATCATAATCGACCCAGCTCTAGCCTTTGGTTCAGGGCACCATGAAAGTACAAATTCTTGCTTACAACTTTTACAAAAATATGCAAAAAGTGGCAATACTACTTTAGACGTGGGTTGCGGAAGTGGAATTTTAAGTATTGCCCTGGCAAAGCTTGGCTGCAAGGTCGATGCTTGTGATACAGACGAGCAAGCCACGCAAAGCTCACTTAGCAACGCCGAATTGAATGAGGTTAAATTTAATAAAATTTGGACAGGCTCTATCGCAAATTTAGAGCAAAAATATGACATTGTTGTAGCAAATATTATCGCTGATGTCATTTTTATGCTCTCAAATGACTTAAAAAAATTACTTAAAAAAGGCGGCTACTTGGTATTGTCAGGAATTTTAAACAAATACGAAGATAGGATTAAAGATACATTTAAGGATTTGGAGCTAATTGAGATAAAACAAAGTAACGATTGGAGTAGCTTTGTTTATAAGGAAATAGATGAATAA
- a CDS encoding 2-isopropylmalate synthase, which yields MDKNKIIIFDTTLRDGEQSPGASMNTAEKLQIALQLERLGVDVMEAGFAAASPGDFDAVNQIAKQASNITVCSLARAVERDIKAAGEALAPAKNKRIHTFIATSPIHMEYKLKMSPDEVIKRAVESIKYAKTFCDDVEFSCEDACRSEMSFLKEICDAAINAGAKTLNIPDTVGYLYPEEITARISEIVKFVGDRAIISVHNHNDLGMATANSLAAIKAGARQVEGTINGIGERAGNAALEEIVMAIKTRQDVFAPFYTGIISKEIYPTSRLIASIIGIEPQPNKAIVGKNAFAHESGIHQDGVLKHKETYEIISAESIGLEKNSLVLGKHSGRHAFKDKLASLGFDLDSDALNKAFEKFKELADKKKEIFDDDIRALVAEEITKIPQAYEITALLQSSGGSLASASISIKHNDEIISDSALGNGTADAIFKVVDRISGISGTLKDYKVASVSQGKDALAKVDVKVEFEGKTAVIGHGLDIDTMMASAKAYVGALNSYLRIHKN from the coding sequence ATGGATAAGAATAAAATTATAATCTTTGATACGACTTTAAGAGATGGTGAGCAAAGCCCTGGTGCATCGATGAATACAGCCGAAAAACTACAGATCGCACTTCAGCTTGAAAGGCTTGGCGTGGATGTTATGGAGGCTGGATTTGCAGCAGCAAGCCCAGGGGATTTTGATGCGGTAAACCAAATAGCAAAGCAAGCCTCAAATATCACGGTTTGCTCTCTTGCACGCGCAGTTGAGCGTGATATTAAGGCAGCTGGCGAGGCATTGGCTCCAGCTAAAAATAAGAGAATTCATACATTTATAGCGACAAGTCCAATTCATATGGAGTACAAGCTAAAAATGAGCCCAGATGAAGTAATAAAACGTGCAGTCGAGTCTATAAAATACGCAAAAACCTTTTGCGATGATGTGGAGTTTAGCTGCGAGGACGCTTGTAGAAGTGAAATGAGCTTTTTAAAAGAAATTTGTGATGCTGCCATAAATGCGGGTGCAAAAACTTTAAATATCCCTGATACAGTTGGTTATTTATATCCTGAAGAGATAACTGCTCGCATTAGTGAAATAGTAAAATTTGTAGGCGATAGAGCGATAATATCTGTGCATAATCACAATGACTTAGGTATGGCTACGGCAAACTCGTTAGCGGCTATAAAAGCTGGTGCAAGGCAGGTTGAAGGTACGATAAATGGTATAGGTGAGCGTGCTGGAAATGCTGCGCTTGAAGAGATCGTGATGGCTATCAAAACCCGCCAAGACGTCTTTGCTCCATTTTATACAGGCATTATCTCAAAAGAAATTTATCCAACTTCAAGACTGATTGCTAGTATTATAGGCATTGAGCCTCAACCAAACAAAGCTATCGTTGGTAAAAACGCCTTTGCGCACGAGAGTGGCATACATCAAGACGGCGTGTTAAAGCACAAAGAGACCTATGAGATAATTAGCGCTGAGAGCATAGGTCTTGAGAAAAATTCTCTTGTTTTAGGTAAGCATAGCGGTCGCCATGCGTTTAAAGATAAGCTTGCTAGCCTTGGATTTGACCTTGATAGCGATGCTCTTAATAAGGCATTTGAAAAATTTAAAGAGCTAGCTGATAAGAAAAAAGAGATATTTGATGATGATATCAGAGCTCTTGTGGCTGAAGAGATTACAAAAATTCCACAAGCTTATGAGATCACGGCTCTTCTTCAAAGTAGTGGCGGAAGCCTTGCAAGTGCCTCAATTAGTATAAAACACAATGATGAGATCATCAGTGACTCAGCTCTAGGAAATGGCACAGCAGATGCGATATTTAAGGTTGTTGATCGCATTAGTGGCATTAGTGGCACGCTAAAAGACTATAAAGTAGCGTCCGTTTCTCAAGGTAAGGATGCACTTGCAAAGGTTGATGTAAAGGTCGAGTTTGAGGGCAAAACGGCTGTAATAGGCCATGGACTTGACATAGATACTATGATGGCAAGTGCAAAAGCCTATGTTGGCGCACTAAATAGCTACCTTCGCATACATAAAAACTAA
- the surE gene encoding 5'/3'-nucleotidase SurE, with product MKEILITNDDGFEAAGLLALKEALSELDGVNVTIVAPSSEKSACAHSLTLTRPLRFIKLDDNFFKLDDATPSDCVYLALHALYNKKPDLVISGINHGANLGEDITYSGTCGAAMEGVLQGIRSIAFSQFYANNSLNELGFELAKEVVKFIVPKVLEGEILLNQREFLNVNIPAVTSKNFKGYSVVPAGRRTYATHATLNRNPRGIEYYWLGNAALEYEKGEPSDISKVNEGFATITPIKLNMTSYESLEGLKGKFDAK from the coding sequence TTGAAAGAAATTTTGATAACAAATGACGATGGATTTGAAGCGGCTGGTTTGCTTGCTTTAAAAGAAGCTTTAAGCGAGCTAGATGGCGTAAATGTCACGATCGTAGCTCCAAGCTCAGAAAAGTCAGCCTGCGCTCACTCACTAACTCTCACAAGGCCACTTAGATTTATAAAACTTGATGATAACTTTTTTAAACTTGACGACGCTACGCCTAGCGACTGCGTCTATCTCGCACTTCACGCACTTTATAACAAAAAGCCAGACCTAGTGATAAGTGGTATAAATCACGGAGCAAATTTGGGCGAAGATATAACCTACTCTGGTACGTGTGGAGCGGCAATGGAGGGGGTTTTGCAGGGCATTAGAAGTATTGCTTTTTCGCAGTTTTATGCGAATAACTCACTAAATGAACTTGGCTTTGAGCTAGCAAAAGAGGTCGTGAAATTTATCGTACCAAAGGTGCTAGAGGGTGAAATTTTACTAAATCAAAGAGAATTTCTAAATGTAAATATCCCGGCTGTAACTAGCAAAAATTTCAAAGGCTACTCCGTAGTGCCAGCTGGCAGACGCACCTACGCCACGCATGCCACGCTTAATCGCAACCCAAGAGGCATCGAGTACTACTGGCTTGGAAACGCCGCACTTGAATATGAAAAAGGCGAGCCAAGCGACATCAGCAAGGTAAATGAGGGCTTTGCCACGATAACGCCCATAAAACTAAACATGACTTCATACGAGAGCTTGGAGGGTCTAAAGGGAAAATTTGATGCAAAATGA
- the ftsH gene encoding ATP-dependent zinc metalloprotease FtsH, giving the protein MNNQNNNQNNGNNNGFFNKNPIFIFAIFAIVIVLAFRSFSGDGLGGSFGLNSNAQSKMVAYSEFKDMLKNKQLNEVAISETTIKGVGNDKTIYLAKRINDPTLIGILEQNGITYSVYSENNWFGDLIFSWIIPVFIFFAIWMFIASRMQKNIGGGILGIGSAKKLINSEKPKVKFDDVAGVEEAKEEVQEIVDYLKSPDKYLRLGAKIPKGILLVGPPGTGKTLLARAVAGEASVPFFSMSASSFIEMFVGVGASRVRDLFENAKKEAPAIVFIDEIDAIGKSRNSGPMGGNDEREQTLNQLLSEMDGFDADKSPVIVIAATNRPEVLDAALLRPGRFDRQVLVDKPDFKGRCDILKVHMKDVKIGKDVNIEDIARLTTGLAGADLENIINEAALLAGRKSKTFVEQADLVEAVERSIAGLEKKSRRVNPKEKRIVTYHECGHALIAELTKGAKRVTKVSVVPRGLAALGYTLNTPEENKFMMQKHELIAEVDVLLAGRAAEEVFIKEISTGASNDLERATDIIKAMVSMYGMSDVAGLMVLEKQRATFLNGGQSIKDYSDKMAEKVDEFVKTLLHERYTAVLGLLEIYKGAIENMVSALYEEETIEGKRVREIIKNYEIENDLESRLVEIEEDEKSKKEE; this is encoded by the coding sequence ATGAATAACCAAAATAATAACCAAAACAATGGCAACAATAACGGTTTTTTTAATAAAAATCCTATTTTCATTTTTGCCATTTTTGCAATAGTTATAGTTTTAGCTTTTAGAAGCTTTAGTGGAGACGGACTTGGTGGCTCTTTTGGGCTAAATAGTAATGCTCAGAGTAAAATGGTAGCTTATTCTGAGTTTAAAGATATGTTAAAAAATAAGCAACTAAATGAAGTTGCGATATCTGAAACCACGATAAAAGGCGTTGGTAATGACAAAACCATCTACCTCGCAAAGCGCATAAATGATCCAACGCTCATTGGCATACTTGAGCAAAATGGCATAACTTACAGCGTTTATAGCGAAAATAACTGGTTTGGAGATCTTATATTTTCATGGATAATCCCAGTATTTATATTTTTTGCCATTTGGATGTTTATTGCTAGTCGTATGCAAAAGAACATTGGCGGCGGCATACTTGGCATAGGAAGTGCAAAAAAACTTATAAATTCTGAAAAACCAAAAGTTAAATTTGACGATGTTGCAGGTGTCGAAGAGGCAAAAGAAGAGGTTCAAGAGATAGTTGATTATCTAAAAAGTCCTGATAAATACCTAAGACTTGGGGCAAAAATTCCAAAAGGAATTTTACTAGTTGGCCCTCCAGGTACAGGTAAAACACTTCTTGCAAGAGCAGTTGCAGGCGAGGCAAGTGTGCCATTTTTCTCTATGTCAGCATCAAGCTTTATTGAGATGTTTGTCGGCGTTGGTGCAAGTAGAGTTAGAGATCTTTTTGAGAATGCTAAAAAAGAAGCCCCGGCAATCGTTTTTATAGATGAGATCGATGCGATCGGTAAGAGCAGAAATTCTGGTCCGATGGGCGGCAATGACGAGAGAGAACAGACGCTAAATCAGCTTCTTTCTGAGATGGATGGCTTTGATGCGGATAAGTCGCCAGTCATCGTTATAGCAGCTACAAACAGACCTGAAGTTTTGGATGCTGCGCTTTTGAGGCCAGGTAGATTTGACAGGCAAGTGCTTGTTGATAAGCCTGATTTTAAAGGACGCTGCGACATTTTAAAAGTTCACATGAAAGATGTAAAGATCGGCAAAGATGTAAATATCGAAGATATCGCAAGGCTTACTACTGGTTTAGCAGGTGCTGATCTTGAAAATATCATAAATGAGGCTGCACTTCTTGCAGGACGTAAGTCAAAGACCTTTGTTGAGCAGGCTGATCTTGTGGAGGCCGTTGAGAGATCGATCGCTGGACTTGAGAAAAAGTCTCGCCGCGTAAATCCAAAAGAAAAAAGAATCGTCACTTATCATGAGTGCGGTCACGCCTTGATAGCTGAACTAACAAAAGGTGCAAAAAGGGTAACAAAAGTCTCAGTCGTGCCACGTGGTCTTGCGGCACTTGGCTATACTCTAAATACGCCTGAAGAGAATAAATTTATGATGCAAAAGCATGAATTGATAGCAGAAGTAGATGTGCTTTTGGCTGGTAGGGCTGCTGAAGAGGTGTTTATTAAAGAAATTTCAACCGGAGCTAGTAACGACCTAGAGCGTGCAACTGATATCATAAAAGCTATGGTTAGTATGTATGGTATGAGTGATGTTGCTGGTCTTATGGTGCTTGAAAAGCAACGTGCTACGTTTTTAAATGGCGGTCAAAGCATCAAAGATTACAGTGATAAGATGGCTGAAAAGGTTGATGAGTTTGTAAAAACACTTCTTCATGAAAGATATACAGCTGTGCTTGGTCTTCTTGAAATTTATAAAGGCGCTATTGAAAATATGGTATCAGCACTTTATGAAGAAGAAACAATCGAAGGAAAAAGAGTTAGAGAGATCATTAAAAACTATGAGATCGAAAATGATCTAGAGAGCAGACTCGTAGAGATAGAAGAAGACGAAAAGAGTAAAAAAGAGGAATAA
- the hisH gene encoding imidazole glycerol phosphate synthase subunit HisH produces the protein MIAIIDYGAGNIKSVINAFDFLDKKCALVSKPENLKEYSHIVLPGVGAFGEAMTKLKSNGMDEAVKEAVKSGKAFIGICLGMQLLFEKGFEFGEHAGLGLIAGEVVKFNETNFDKPLKIPHIGWNALEFKQNSSLNLGLKELEYLYFVHSYHVVCDDKFALAKTTYGYEFTSAVWHENIFGFQPHPEKSHEAGLKILENFARL, from the coding sequence ATGATTGCTATTATTGATTATGGTGCGGGCAATATCAAAAGCGTGATAAATGCTTTTGATTTTCTTGACAAAAAATGTGCCTTAGTAAGTAAGCCTGAAAATTTAAAGGAGTATTCGCACATTGTTTTGCCAGGCGTTGGAGCTTTTGGTGAGGCGATGACAAAGCTAAAAAGTAATGGTATGGATGAAGCCGTAAAAGAAGCCGTAAAAAGCGGTAAAGCATTTATTGGTATTTGTCTTGGCATGCAGCTTTTATTTGAAAAAGGTTTTGAATTTGGCGAACATGCTGGGCTTGGACTGATAGCTGGCGAGGTCGTAAAATTTAATGAAACTAATTTCGATAAGCCATTAAAAATACCTCACATTGGCTGGAATGCTTTGGAATTTAAGCAAAATAGTTCATTAAATTTAGGACTAAAAGAGCTTGAGTATTTATATTTTGTACATAGCTATCATGTGGTTTGTGATGATAAATTTGCACTGGCAAAGACGACTTATGGATATGAATTTACAAGTGCGGTTTGGCATGAGAATATCTTTGGCTTTCAGCCTCATCCAGAAAAAAGTCATGAAGCTGGACTTAAAATTTTAGAGAATTTTGCGAGGTTATGA
- a CDS encoding PDC sensor domain-containing protein, whose translation MVIKDIKRFSDTRYKARAYICYLFSRNLPNRLPGVCLENIKAGFDKISHEIENFDALYILDENGVQIEDSISLNEKYKIPKGENRANKAYYYTAVREKRCVLSDPYPSSLNGGLCVTASVPIYNEKNELKFIACIDISLENILKMVDGGFVEEHFGRFLKTVYTLFCASLFMICAFLFWHGVKSFISKSIQHINVEEIFESTIILTLALAIFDLVKTIFEEEVLGKNHDENSVIYKTMVRFIGSIIIALAIEALMLVFKFAITAPENIINAIYLIGGVAMLMAALSFYLFSVKRQENR comes from the coding sequence TTGGTTATTAAAGATATTAAGAGATTTAGTGACACGAGATATAAGGCAAGGGCGTATATTTGTTATTTATTTAGTAGAAATTTGCCAAATAGACTGCCCGGAGTTTGTTTAGAGAACATAAAAGCTGGCTTTGATAAGATCAGCCACGAGATAGAAAATTTTGACGCACTATACATCTTAGATGAAAATGGCGTGCAGATCGAAGACTCTATCAGCCTAAATGAGAAGTATAAAATTCCAAAAGGCGAAAACCGCGCAAATAAAGCCTACTACTACACTGCAGTGCGTGAGAAAAGATGCGTTTTAAGCGATCCATATCCATCAAGCCTAAATGGAGGTTTATGCGTCACAGCAAGCGTGCCTATCTATAATGAAAAAAATGAGCTTAAATTTATCGCTTGTATTGACATTAGCTTAGAAAATATCCTAAAAATGGTCGATGGTGGCTTTGTTGAGGAGCATTTTGGTAGATTTTTAAAGACTGTTTACACACTATTTTGTGCCTCACTTTTTATGATCTGTGCGTTTTTGTTTTGGCACGGTGTGAAGAGCTTTATATCAAAGAGTATCCAGCATATAAATGTTGAAGAAATTTTTGAATCAACTATTATCTTAACGCTCGCTCTTGCCATTTTTGACCTTGTGAAGACAATATTTGAAGAGGAAGTTTTAGGAAAAAATCACGATGAAAATAGTGTTATTTATAAAACCATGGTTAGATTTATTGGCTCAATTATCATCGCACTTGCGATCGAAGCGCTTATGCTAGTCTTTAAATTTGCTATTACTGCACCTGAAAATATCATAAACGCTATCTATCTAATAGGCGGCGTGGCGATGCTAATGGCGGCACTTAGCTTTTATCTTTTTAGCGTAAAAAGGCAAGAGAACAGATGA
- a CDS encoding phosphatidylserine decarboxylase, which produces MSGYIAKAGYKFILFFLILFVLSLLFGILPLLFAILLFLGLYFFRDPEREPFSDDKLALLSPIDGKIKEISASNFDNNEVAKIVIKKSFFDVGTLRAVSDVKVAEIRKRHGLFLCQAMKISEFLNERAIIHFEKENIKFVMKIIAGAFSRSLEISNVTSLKASRKFGFLGSGEVILYLPRDTKICVSVGESVKAASLLGYFEEGKRDE; this is translated from the coding sequence ATGAGTGGCTATATCGCGAAAGCAGGATATAAATTTATATTATTTTTTCTAATTTTATTTGTTTTATCTTTGCTGTTTGGGATCTTGCCACTACTTTTTGCTATTTTACTTTTTTTGGGGCTTTATTTTTTTAGAGACCCTGAGAGAGAGCCATTTTCTGATGATAAATTGGCTTTACTATCGCCAATTGATGGCAAGATAAAAGAGATCAGTGCTTCAAATTTTGACAATAATGAAGTAGCTAAGATCGTCATAAAAAAATCTTTTTTTGATGTTGGTACATTAAGGGCTGTAAGTGATGTAAAAGTAGCTGAAATACGCAAAAGACATGGCTTATTTTTGTGTCAAGCTATGAAAATTTCAGAATTTTTAAATGAAAGAGCGATTATTCACTTTGAAAAAGAGAATATAAAATTTGTTATGAAAATTATAGCTGGAGCTTTTAGTCGAAGTTTGGAAATTTCAAATGTTACTAGCCTTAAAGCATCTAGAAAATTTGGCTTTTTAGGAAGTGGTGAGGTGATTTTATACCTACCAAGAGATACTAAGATATGTGTAAGTGTCGGAGAAAGCGTAAAGGCTGCTTCACTTTTGGGATATTTTGAAGAGGGAAAAAGAGATGAATAA
- the hisA gene encoding 1-(5-phosphoribosyl)-5-[(5-phosphoribosylamino)methylideneamino]imidazole-4-carboxamide isomerase, with amino-acid sequence MEIFPAIDLKEGQAVRLSKGLMQSAKIYSNEPSELAKKFEDYGAKWLHVVDLDGAFAGEMINFKTIEKITKATNLSVQVGGGIRDEERIKRYLDLGVSRVILGSVALHDPEFTEKMAKIYRVVVGIDAKDGYVAVQGWGEISNIKAIDLARKFADVGVEAVICTDINKDGMLGGVNVEFSLQIARNSKLETIASGGVSDINDILMLKATNEISGVIVGKAYYEGLLDLKEAFKLLR; translated from the coding sequence ATGGAAATTTTTCCAGCAATTGATTTAAAAGAGGGGCAAGCAGTTAGACTTAGCAAAGGTCTTATGCAAAGTGCAAAAATTTATAGCAACGAGCCAAGTGAACTTGCTAAGAAATTTGAAGATTATGGCGCAAAATGGCTTCATGTGGTTGATTTGGATGGTGCATTTGCTGGAGAGATGATAAATTTTAAAACAATTGAAAAGATTACAAAGGCTACAAATTTAAGCGTCCAAGTGGGTGGTGGCATAAGAGATGAAGAGCGAATAAAACGCTATTTAGATCTTGGAGTTAGCAGGGTGATCCTTGGCTCAGTTGCCCTTCATGATCCAGAATTTACAGAAAAAATGGCTAAAATTTATAGAGTTGTAGTCGGCATTGACGCAAAAGATGGCTACGTGGCCGTGCAAGGTTGGGGCGAGATCTCAAATATAAAAGCAATTGATCTTGCAAGAAAATTTGCAGATGTTGGCGTGGAAGCTGTGATTTGTACCGATATTAACAAGGATGGAATGCTTGGCGGAGTTAATGTTGAGTTTAGCTTGCAAATAGCTAGAAATAGCAAGCTTGAGACAATAGCAAGTGGTGGCGTGAGTGATATAAATGATATTTTGATGCTAAAAGCCACAAATGAGATTAGTGGCGTAATAGTTGGAAAAGCCTACTATGAAGGGTTACTTGACCTAAAAGAGGCCTTTAAACTACTTAGATAG